Genomic DNA from Magnolia sinica isolate HGM2019 chromosome 4, MsV1, whole genome shotgun sequence:
AAACAACTCTTAGACTGGACGGGGCCTCACACTGCCAGAATGGTGTCAGTGCCTGTAGTTATTCAATCAAGAAGCCCTTCAATGGTGCACATTTGACTGAGTTTTTCCACCCACCTAAAGAGTGGATGGGAGTGGAGTGTCATGCCCTGATGCACCTAACAGAGAAGTTTGGATCACTCACACATGCCGCCCATTGGCATGAGTTCAGGCAATCAGATTTCCCTGCTTTGTCCAACACTCCCAACTCATTCTGTGGACATAGCTATGAGCTCTCATCTTGGAATTAGTCCAGGAAGAAGAACATATGGGCAAAAATAAATTCCTTCCATTCAAGGGCATCATCCAATCAGACCCTTAGAGTGCGTTTGGTAGCAGCTTCTCTTTCAAAATAGAAGCCATTCTACACTATAGAATAGCTTCTATTTTGTAGGAGTATTTTGTAAGAGAAGCTGCCAGAAGTAGCTTCTACACTATAGAATAGCTTCGATTTTGTAGGGGTATTTTGTAAGAGAAGCTGCCAGAAGTAGCTTCTGGCGGTGttaccaaacgcacccttagaGTGTATTTGGATGCTCAATAGAACTGAATTATAACAAATTGATCCAACAAAGAGCTAATGACCAAAGTGAAGGTTAAACCATTTTAATTCATAACAGTGACCAAACTCATAATTGCAATTCCATGAGTTTCTAGCTCGAAACACTATGAATGGAGTTGAGCTAGCTGCACATACAGACAGCTCCTCTTTGCTTAGTTAAGTTATTGCAAATTATTTCAAttaagcatccaaacacacccttaagatGTCATGTAATAGATCAACAATGAGAAACATTTGTCAATAAAAGTAGGATAAAAAGAACTTATTTCAATGCGTACCAACACATCCAGAACAACCAAGAGTATATGATTTTGATAAACAAAAGGATAGTTGCCAAGTGCTAAGAAACATGGAACCCCCGGTAACTAGTTTGCTGAGATAAAGCAAAAGAATAGGAAGGAAAAACTTAAGCAAGTGACATTACTGTGACAATGATGCAACTGGAAAATGAGAAAATCTCACTCAGCCTCTTTAGTTGCCTCTTCGTCTTCATCATCGGCTTGGTTTGATAGCCCTTCGTCATAATTCGCTTCAACAGTTTCTCCACCTTTTGAATCCCCTTCATTACCACTAACATCATTTTTAGTAAGGCCCAAACGAACTGTCCTACCCATCAACGCCTGCAGAATTGACAACATGACGACCTATAAAGAAGAAGGCTATCGATGACATCTAACAAATGAAGTCATCCAAGACAACAACAGCAAAGAGCAAATGCATCAAGGATTCTGATCAAATCAATCGACATTCAGAACCCAAACAATCAAAACAACATGAACAATGAAAGCTCAAATTACCTTCCCGTTAAAGGCAGCGATGGCTGCATCTGCCTCCTCCTTCGAACGAAAAGATACAAACCCATATCCCGCGGACCTTCTTGGATTGCTCTGAAAGACGACTTCAGCTGCCACAGCACTACCATTCTCGGCACCAAAGAATTCTCTGAGATCACTAGATCTTACCCTCCAAGCCAAATTCCCAACAAACACATTAAACTTCTTAACGGGATCAATCATCACAGAAGAAGGTTTCTTCTTCACTGTCCTGGCGAATTCGACCTTTATGACTCGGCCCTCAAATTCCTACTCCCACAATCAACAACTCCAAATTACtcaaagaaaatatatatatatatatatatatatatatatatatatatatataaacaccaaaaggaaaagaaggaagaaaaaaatgtGAAACAGGACTTGTGGCTCACATATGCCAATGTGCTGCACGCATGAGAGAACCAGTCCGttcatcacatgggacccacaatgcaGGTGTCTTGGCCCAAAAAACATGTTAGTCCATGCATCTGTTGAACCACACATGTACATTGCAAGCAGACCGCTAGTCAATTATTTTTATCGACCATTTGTTTCTCAGATGGAAGGTCCATTTTATGAGTAGACAGGCCTGATCATGTGCAAGGACATCACCATATCAGGACCCACCTAATGAGCTGCCACACAATTTTCGGTGGACTAAACTGATTTTTGGGACGAGCACATCAAACAGTGGCGTGCATTCGATGATGATCGGCTTGGATTATGCACGCTCGTGCTGCACACGCACATATGAGCCACAATCATGCCAGACCCCTCAGCAAGTTTCTTTTTCAAAAATGGGCTCGCCTGTTGAGTGGACGAATGTATTTTTGGGACCAGCACGTTTACACAGTGGTGTCCACATGATGATCGGCTTGGATCAGCACACGCGTGACACGCGGGCACATGGGAGCTGTGATCGCGACAGACTCCTCAGCAAGGGTTCTTTTAAAAATCTAAGGGATGCCCAAGAATTTTTCCAATATGATCATTCTTACATATGAATCGAGATTACTAATTGCAGCAAGCGCTTCCTCCTCCGACGCCATTTCTACAAATGCCAATCCTCTGTTCTTAGTTTTATTGTACATTGAGAGCTTAACAGAGCAACAGCAcccaaaaaaggaaaaacccaATTCAGGAATCGATGAATGGCGGAAGATagaaggaaagaaatattcaaaaaaataaaaataaaaaaaaaattgaagagaGAAAATAGATATATATACATACTTCGACATCGACTACGGTTCCGTATTTCTCGAAGAGAGCGCGGATGTCATCGGAAGTGCTGGTCCAAGGCACGTTCTGCGCGATCAATCTCGTTCGATTGGGATTGGATTCTTGTTCTTGcccttgctgctgctgctgctgctgtagctGGGATTCGGATGTTGGGTTTTCGACGGTCGAAGTGGAAGAAGGAGAGGAGTGTTGTTGTTGGGTTGCTGCGGCGATGTGGAAGAGTAAGGGTATTTTCGGAATATGAGAGATTGTAGAGATGGAGAGAGGAAGTTTGATTTGTGGACGTTTTGGGAGAGTGAAAAGCTGCTGCTTCTGTCTGCGGGAGAAGGTTGAAGGAATGCCAGATAAAAGAAGCGCCATCCCTTCTACCTTGAGAGCTCGCTCTTTTGGTTTTTTCGGATAAGGTATACAAGAGGAAGCagttgctaattccacacgcgggGCAACATGGAACGCGTGTGAGGGATCCGAGCTTTCATTCGAAATGATGCTTCCGTCTTCCGCCTCAAAAATCAGGGCGTTTCAGACTTTTAGTTATCCGGTGGGCCGACTTTCGGTTGAAACGAATTTTTTATAGCCATCCGTTTGTTTtgagtgatgtggcccacttgaggtgtgaaatgccctgattttttgCCCAGAATATCTATCTAGACCGTATGCTCCACCACATGGAAAGATTGCATATGTGTTAGTATTTTCATGTTTGCTCGAGTGTGGATGGGCGCTGGCAGATCTCCCACGTTCGTGTCTAATCGTGCACAATGGGACCAATCGCTGGGTCATTCGGACCGTTGATTCGTAGTTCTGATTAGAGGTTCCCCAAATGTACAAAATATcttcgttatttatttatttatttattattattatttataacatttgaTAAGTGGCATAGCCAATGAAAATTGTGGCAACGGTTCATGATAAAGACCAGACACTTTGATGGCTGGGATCTTCTAATCtggaagaatttttatttttatttttttgtaaattgtGGCAACGGTTCATGATAAAGACCAGACACTTTGATGGCTGGGATCTTCTAATCtggaagaatttttatttttatttttttgtaaatattCCGTATCTGCATGGTCTGGGTCTGGACCTACTTTTACGAAACGAACGCATCAAGGTCGCTATTCACGTTCGAAATCCAAACTGAGGGACCTGATTCCTCCACAGCACCTGTTGTATGCAGAGAGGGCCCTGTGGAGCCACAGTTTTTAGTGTGTACAATCCACTCGGTCCTTCCGGTTGGACTCTTCATGTTAGGTGCTGGAGAAATACATGAACCTGAGAACAAAAGGGAAGGGAACGCAAGCAGTATGtttctgtgtggagcccactagaatgtgtatattccatccaacccgttcatctggTGAACGTCGGTGCGATGAAGATACAATCCAAAAGTCAGCCTAATTCataactcaggcgggccacagcACAGGGAACAATGTAAAGCCACATCCTTAAAACCTCTAGGTTCACGTGGTGAGgcgatcaggctgatttttagatGTACGGTGAACCTGATGAATGtggtggatgtcacacacacgaCAATATGAACCCCGCAGAGTTCGGGTGTTGTAGACACTATGTAGAACTGGAGTTGCAAAGGATTCCGGTCTTCAATTTGTTGCATGAACGGCTCTCATGGTTATTTGGAATATACACAAGGACGGTGTTAGCCTTGTGGGTCCATTGAGATGGATGTGAACATttctcttaaataaataaataaataaccaaaaaatcaatggttaagtgGTCTATTTACACATGCATGAAGGGTACAGTGATATTGGGTCTACCATCCAACAAGCTTAGCCTTTTTTTCTAATTTCATTTGCCACATGCTTATGTCTGTCGATAACAGGTTCCGCCAGCGCCTCCACTTCTTGCTTTAATTCATCTACCTGCATTTGCAAACGAGaagatgattatttatttatttttaattatttgtgcAGCGCTGGAGAGTGTGATTTGGGACTAAAGCTTAGAAAAACCCTGCTAAAAGAGAGGTTTTAAGGCGTTTTTGGGAGAGCTAGACAAGTGAGATGGCAATGGTGAGAGAAAACTAACTTGGATGTGAAGCAATTTATGAAATCCTCTTagtaggcctgtttggatgtccaCCAAATGCAAATAATGACTGCACGCACCCACAGTTTACAATGAGAAAGGGAAAACAATGCCTTTATTTTCATTGTCCTTCCATTCTCATTTTTGGTGCTTATTTCATTGCCACAGAATCCATACAGGTTGGGGTGCATTTCACTGCCACAGAATCCACATGGGTTTGGGGAGTATTCTTTTCCATTCTCAATCTGGTGAACGCCAAACAGGCACTAAATAGCTGGTAAAGATCATATTTTAACAACACAAAAACTCCACTGGACTCAAAAACCTAGTAGAATTGAGTTGGCTCAAGAACTTCGGCAAACTCTTCAAAACTCTTACAGCTTTTTATATTTTCTTCAacattattaaatattttattagtaTATTAAATAATGTCGATTCATGTCACGTTGAGTTGAGTTTTGTTCCTGAGTTTTGCCGAGTCATTTTGAGTCAAATGGGGTTTTTTAAGTTTTGACTGAGTCATAACCGGACCTAGTTTTTTAAGTCTTGGTAGATCTGGTCGAACCAAGTTGAGTTTGTAAGATATGGTTAATTAAGATACAAACAgcaacttggtgggcccaaaatccaTCAATAGGACTGTTAATAAGTCAATGCACATGGaaaatcagtgtggcccactcaattgGATGGTGATTAAGGGAAGTACATATAGAAGACCTTGTGGATGAAATCTATTGTTAGTTGTGCGTCCTTTGCTGTTGTTTTAGATACGCGCTCGACCATCAAGACTGCATCCTTGAGCTTGCTGTCATCGGGAAGCCGATTGGCCACCTCCGACAATACTGTCTCTGCTACGCTGGCAACCTCTTCCACCACTTCTGCTGCCGTCTCCACCACTTCTGCAACCTTTTCTACCTCATCTAAAAACATCCAAAGCCCAACAAAATCAAGCAAAGGCAATTTCTATTGTATGCCTAACATTGCAACGGTCAATTTCTTTCCCAATTCATGATGGGTCGATCTGGCCATATGGAAGGATGATCGggactgttcatctggtgggatcAGTGATTAGATAAGTATCAAATTGATTGAGTAATCTGTTGCTTTTAGCAACCTTCAACGAATGGTTAGAAAACCTTTTTAAACAATGGAAAGCCTAAATCAGATCGATCTGCATTGCTGTGACCTGTTCTATAGTGACCTATTTACAGctggtcccacctgatggacggtctggatcattagaCATTGTTGACATGCAGGCGTATTGGAATAGCCTGCTTCACGGCAAGCTTGGACTGAGATATTAGGCTGGGGTCAGACCCAAGCCTAAAATTTAAGCCCATTTATTAGCCATGGGTTATGTCCAAGAGCCCTGCCCAGGTCAAACTGTTtaggtttcaagggcatttttatCATATATCATGCATGGTAGGGCACAGATCAGGCACAAAAGTATGTGGCCGGGGGTTGAGCTTGAGCTTGGGCTTGGGCATCTTTCTTTTGCAGATCAAGGGCCCATACAGGCTCAGGCCTAGGTTTCACTTTGTAGACTGCgctttgatagattttgaacacAGGCCCTAAATGTTGCGCCACAGGAATTCTTACCTTCTATTGCTAGAAatttcacccattccctcttccAAAACGGGAGAATTAGAAATAATATGGACCCAAACGCCCATCTTGTCCTGTGCCAAACACCAATCTTATCACTTTTACATGCAAAATTTTTATCCTATAACCAAGGTAAAggagaaaattaaataaaaaagaaaaaaagaaatagattTTCACCAAGTACGGAAAACAGGTTTTTGTCGAAGCGAAGCTGGTGGTTGGAATCTGTTTTCCCTACGTCAAAACCAAATACGTTCAAAACTAAGttagtgatgtagagcaggttgtggacagtttcatggccaagatggatcagaaaaggcccggtcaacgatagaagtgatccggaccgtcggaccttagatcgggcgtatctcgcaatccggaatgagttacctgacgtaaaatatatgattttggagtagaacgagctactttagccaaccaaccctgctacgctgggttgcgcagcccggaattgggAAAAACCCTGGATCGAAGGTCGTTTCCCtactttaatttcgtttttaccataaatagtaagttttagtttgattataactcttcatctgtcgggctttaggagttgcgtccaacatgaaaagagcttagaataattaggggaacagtttggtgaagccaaataggacacttactatttttggccgaaaaccttgcgtactagtagacatcacgattgtctataaatagtaagtttactatttatagtaagtcgcggattctaagagttttagttgtagtttgattctgatttctttctcattgcttggtacccctatttaaagggttgtgaactcatatttagtcatcaattaatcaatttcgaatttcttagaatttatttctattttctgctttctttcctcgtggattcgagaagtctctgtgaggagtccagagaagctctgtggattcggagtagttatccccatcacgttcatccctgcatcacttAGGATGGGCAATGTTAATTCTGTATTAGATGTCGGCAAACAATCCTTCCTTTTCACAGCTAAACAAAGGGGGTGGGGTGCCTCACAGCCGTTTCAATATAAAAACGGCCCTGTAGTCATTTGCGGTTTGACTCATGTTAACATGGATTGGCCCTGTGGTGACAGGAGGCTATGTTCGTCAGTGACCCATGCCATCATTTAGGCCATTACCCGTGCTATCATCCACAAGCATCCATGATTTATAGGATGGCATGTTTCATGTGAACCTAGCCTGGTATCCAAACTTGTGTGGGCTCCGAACCTACCCTCCCCACATGCCTATAAAAGGGGGCTCTTACCTTTAGAGAACAGAgagtgagaagagagagagagagagagagagagagagaaatattccAAGTATGCCTTCAGAGGTAGGGAAAGGTTCCAAAGAGAGCTAGCTagatagaaaatgagagagagagagagagagagagacagagagagagagagccagcgAGGAGATCCATTTTCTCAATCTTTTCTATTCTATTTCAACTCAATCTTCTATTTTATTTCAACTTAAAAAATAACGTTGTACTTTCAATATATTCTTTTGGGATCTCTTCCATTTTCCCAATCTTTTCTATTCTATTTCAACTCATCTTCTATTTTATTTCAACTTAAAAAATAACGTTGTACTTTCAATATATTCTTTTCTAATCTGTATATTTCAACCTCTTTATTTTGAATACCTAAGTTAGTAGGTTCTACTCCAACATCACATAAAGTACGATGCACAATCGACTCTCTTCATGATCTTCTGTATTGAAAAACGTGACTTAAAAGAGTAACAAAAAATGCTCTATTCTTTTTCTTTCCATATTTCCATCGAAAAATAATTTTTgccattttatttctatttttcgtCTATCTATTACAGTTTAGACGTTTCAAATTTAGTATTTTACTGAAAGTTTTTTGAATCTCATTTGAAGCATATAACTtaacttcttcctttttcttatttttttttccttttttttttttttttgttaactgAGACTCTTATCCGAAATCTATGGCACATATCTATTCAAGAATCACTCAAGTTAGGAATTTTtcgatttattattattgttttttaatcTCCAAGCGATTTCATAGATTCTAGCCAATTGTGGATTCTAGAGCTTTCATTTTGGCTGGTGGCGACTTCGATCAATATTACATGGACGCGAGAAGGTTGACACGAGAAGGTTGCATGAGGTATCACAAATGATATAAGTATAATTATTAGTTTATCTTATCAACCACTCTCTGAGGTTTATGTATGAAGGTTTTAGTTATGGGTTTCATTAGATCTGGATAGACTTCAAATTTGGGCTTTCATATGTCATTGCTTGTATCAATCAAATATTTAAGAAATCATATCCTCTCTTCTCAACCACTCTGCAAGGTTCAGGCATGGAGGTCTTAGCTATGGATTTCACCGAATCTGGATAAAGATTGAATCTGGGCCTTTATATGCTATCACCCGCATCAACCAACCATAATACATTTTATGTTTATAAAAGACAGATGCTATGTAACTTGCCATGTATCTGGATTCTATCACATCAAAAATCTAAGTAAATTCTAGCTCTACATCTATCACTATATATCtatcacatacacacacacacacacacacacacacacacacacacacagagtttgACTCATGCAACCATCAGACGGTTCGACCCAGATACTTAGTCCACAATATCATAGTTTAGGatgtatttggttgcaccaaatattataaaatttcattctattttttatttttagttttttggaAGACacggggtgtccccacctcttttttgaagtgagactaatccctgcagatacatgcaatcacccacaaccatgtatatgttgtaatacaaatgtcttaaatctgttttTGCCCacgtttctcgaccagtcgagtgactggctcgaccggtcgagggtccactcgaccagtcgagactCGCTTGACTCGAAGTCTAGCGTCTATGGGTTTTGCTGTCTGtgctactcgactagtcaaggggttggatttgctcgaccagtcgagggttacgcagatagtGCGTAGATTCTGGatgaactgcataaatttgaggcggtttcatagagttgtggaatgggagtttcctaaactataaataagggtc
This window encodes:
- the LOC131242371 gene encoding 28 kDa ribonucleoprotein, chloroplastic isoform X1 gives rise to the protein MALLLSGIPSTFSRRQKQQLFTLPKRPQIKLPLSISTISHIPKIPLLFHIAAATQQQHSSPSSTSTVENPTSESQLQQQQQQQGQEQESNPNRTRLIAQNVPWTSTSDDIRALFEKYGTVVDVELSMYNKTKNRGLAFVEMASEEEALAAISNLDSYEFEGRVIKVEFARTVKKKPSSVMIDPVKKFNVFVGNLAWRVRSSDLREFFGAENGSAVAAEVVFQSNPRRSAGYGFVSFRSKEEADAAIAAFNGKALMGRTVRLGLTKNDVSGNEGDSKGGETVEANYDEGLSNQADDEDEEATKEAE
- the LOC131242371 gene encoding RNA-binding protein CP33, chloroplastic isoform X2, whose product is MALLLSGIPSTFSRRQKQQLFTLPKRPQIKLPLSISTISHIPKIPLLFHIAAATQQQHSSPSSTSTVENPTSESQLQQQQQQQGQEQESNPNRTRLIAQNVPWTSTSDDIRALFEKYGTVVDVEEFEGRVIKVEFARTVKKKPSSVMIDPVKKFNVFVGNLAWRVRSSDLREFFGAENGSAVAAEVVFQSNPRRSAGYGFVSFRSKEEADAAIAAFNGKALMGRTVRLGLTKNDVSGNEGDSKGGETVEANYDEGLSNQADDEDEEATKEAE
- the LOC131242372 gene encoding uncharacterized protein LOC131242372 isoform X1, whose amino-acid sequence is MSMIRSLASHNLHKLRHILRYGSNDYVPISCRLSEMSLTGHADSFSTNQRPQSSDSEQGTSSKRSQKKENRFQPPASLRQKPVFRTWTRWAFGSILFLILPFWKREWVKFLAIEDEVEKVAEVVETAAEVVEEVASVAETVLSEVANRLPDDSKLKDAVLMVERVSKTTAKDAQLTIDFIHKVDELKQEVEALAEPVIDRHKHVANEIRKKG
- the LOC131242372 gene encoding uncharacterized protein LOC131242372 isoform X2 is translated as MSMIRSLASHNLHKLRHILRYGSNDYVPISCRLSEMSLTGHADSFSTNQRPQSSDSEQGTSSKRSQKKTRWAFGSILFLILPFWKREWVKFLAIEDEVEKVAEVVETAAEVVEEVASVAETVLSEVANRLPDDSKLKDAVLMVERVSKTTAKDAQLTIDFIHKVDELKQEVEALAEPVIDRHKHVANEIRKKG